In a genomic window of Pirellulales bacterium:
- a CDS encoding Uma2 family endonuclease, which produces MATITTLLTADEYAKLPDPGRPTELVHGQVITMPPPMPRHGQLCAQIVYLLRRFLDDNALGHVLSNDSGVITERNPDTVRGADVAYYSFQRVPKGPLTDGLLQVAPELVFEVLSPDDRWSDIHAKVGEYLRAGVRTVCVVDDSTKSIHVFHADRASEAFGADDELKLPEILPGFHPAVQRVFE; this is translated from the coding sequence ATGGCTACGATCACGACTTTGCTAACCGCCGACGAATACGCCAAACTGCCGGATCCCGGTCGTCCCACAGAATTGGTTCACGGGCAGGTGATTACGATGCCTCCTCCAATGCCGCGTCACGGCCAGCTTTGCGCTCAAATTGTTTATTTGTTACGTCGATTTCTAGACGATAACGCGCTCGGGCACGTGCTGAGTAACGACTCTGGCGTGATTACTGAGCGCAATCCCGACACAGTACGCGGCGCTGACGTAGCCTATTACAGCTTCCAGCGCGTGCCGAAAGGTCCGCTAACTGATGGGCTTTTGCAAGTTGCGCCGGAACTGGTATTCGAAGTTCTCTCTCCCGACGACCGTTGGAGCGACATCCACGCGAAAGTCGGCGAATACCTGCGAGCCGGCGTTCGAACGGTCTGTGTGGTTGATGATTCCACAAAAAGCATTCATGTCTTCCACGCTGACAGAGCATCAGAAGCATTTGGCGCCGACGACGAACTAAAGCTGCCGGAAATCCTGCCTGGATTCCATCCGGCGGTACAGCGAGTGTTTGAATAA